The proteins below are encoded in one region of Pseudobacteriovorax antillogorgiicola:
- a CDS encoding class I SAM-dependent methyltransferase, with protein sequence MEAAAPASARAYTRLVLKIYDLWVLKISNRFFWNCPTKRQLEHFQRFQSLNHLDVGVGTGYYLNRSKITKSAVRLGLMDINRNSLDSAEKVLSRFSPEIFIHDILRPIRQDIAPFDSISLNYVIHCLEGPMMKKEPAIKNLKSILQPFGILFGATILGQQKPFNFPGRVILELYNRKGVFGNEYDSLNSLRSMLSNHFKYVETKVIGNVALFAASDEPILS encoded by the coding sequence TTGGAAGCTGCTGCCCCAGCCAGTGCACGAGCTTATACCAGGCTTGTCTTAAAAATCTATGACCTTTGGGTGCTGAAGATCTCGAATCGCTTTTTCTGGAACTGCCCTACCAAGCGCCAATTGGAGCATTTCCAGCGATTTCAATCCTTGAATCATCTTGATGTGGGAGTCGGCACCGGCTACTATTTGAATCGCAGTAAAATTACAAAATCAGCAGTTCGCCTTGGTTTAATGGATATCAATCGCAATAGCCTCGATTCAGCTGAGAAAGTTCTCTCTCGCTTTAGCCCAGAAATTTTTATTCATGACATCCTTAGGCCCATTCGACAAGACATCGCACCATTTGATTCTATCAGCCTGAACTATGTGATCCACTGTCTTGAAGGCCCCATGATGAAAAAGGAGCCTGCAATCAAAAACCTCAAATCTATCCTTCAGCCATTCGGTATTCTCTTTGGAGCTACAATCCTCGGCCAACAAAAACCATTTAATTTCCCAGGCAGGGTCATTCTTGAACTATACAACCGCAAGGGAGTCTTTGGCAATGAGTACGACAGTCTCAATAGCTTACGGAGTATGTTGAGCAATCACTTCAAGTATGTTGAAACCAAGGTTATCGGCAATGTTGCGCTATTCGCTGCGAGCGACGAACCTATCCTCTCCTAG
- a CDS encoding sensor histidine kinase — protein sequence MNFRLAVASTIQALVEAGENYVSGHEERERLKLLNVVCLLLASICFCYVVGLGPFVGLIHIIPMFLAGVLYLLAIYCNSRGFLWLGQQSAFFIGNVLVFIVNETFGSSCQTYLYYIVGGFFAFPLLNHQAKPYKIFWSGLSLSLLIICHFNETVFTTPIDTSKEFKSGLVFVSQFGVFLLSSILTWNLVNFNDRLFEEVRYQNNLLRKTHLIGKLGSFELLTERQTWILSEDFCRICGLDTGLAFKEIPVDENLIHPDSRQIIREAYISTRTASQAAIELEYQMVRADNGKIIDVKSFMDIERDRRGCTVKVLGIMQDITEEKARAATIKEQEAKILANSKLSSLGEMAAGVAHEINNPLAIISGKSQQLLQLVERKRDTPEMMVSGLSKIVSTAERIAKIIRGLRSFSRNSEGDPMEPFALSQILDETLALCHEKLKYSGVALEWPEVDGIIVECRPTEISQILMNLISNALSEVENHQEPWIRIECQTTPDRVDILIVDSGKGIPTVVQEKMMQPFFTTKELGQGTGLGLSISKGIADQHGGSLDYELFENHTCFRLSLPRKKQLGERVA from the coding sequence ATGAACTTTAGGTTAGCTGTTGCTTCTACTATCCAAGCATTGGTGGAAGCTGGTGAAAACTATGTATCGGGCCATGAGGAGCGTGAGAGGCTCAAGCTCCTCAACGTCGTGTGCCTTTTACTTGCTAGCATTTGCTTCTGCTATGTTGTTGGTCTAGGGCCGTTCGTGGGACTTATTCATATTATCCCTATGTTCTTAGCGGGAGTCCTCTATTTACTCGCGATTTATTGCAATAGCCGAGGCTTCCTTTGGTTGGGGCAGCAGAGTGCGTTCTTTATCGGAAATGTCCTAGTGTTTATCGTTAATGAGACTTTCGGCTCCAGCTGCCAAACATATTTATACTACATCGTCGGAGGTTTCTTTGCCTTTCCTCTTCTGAACCATCAAGCCAAACCCTACAAGATTTTTTGGTCTGGGCTCTCCCTAAGTCTGCTTATCATCTGCCACTTTAACGAAACGGTATTCACAACACCCATCGATACAAGTAAGGAGTTTAAATCGGGGCTGGTTTTTGTCTCACAATTCGGTGTTTTCCTCCTTTCATCGATCTTAACGTGGAACCTTGTGAACTTTAATGATCGTTTGTTTGAGGAGGTTCGCTATCAAAACAATCTACTCAGGAAAACCCACCTGATTGGCAAGCTTGGTAGCTTCGAGCTTCTTACTGAGCGGCAGACTTGGATACTATCTGAAGACTTCTGTCGTATTTGCGGCTTGGATACGGGCCTAGCCTTTAAGGAGATTCCTGTGGATGAAAACCTTATTCACCCAGACTCTCGTCAGATTATTCGAGAAGCCTATATATCTACTCGAACTGCATCCCAGGCTGCTATCGAACTAGAGTATCAGATGGTCAGAGCGGATAATGGCAAGATCATCGATGTAAAAAGCTTCATGGACATTGAGCGGGACAGGAGGGGCTGTACAGTAAAAGTTCTCGGTATTATGCAGGATATCACTGAAGAAAAAGCTAGAGCTGCGACTATTAAGGAGCAGGAAGCGAAGATTCTGGCAAACTCGAAACTATCGTCATTGGGTGAAATGGCAGCTGGTGTTGCCCATGAGATTAACAACCCCTTAGCCATCATCAGTGGCAAGTCGCAACAACTACTTCAGCTCGTGGAGCGAAAGCGCGATACACCTGAGATGATGGTCAGTGGTCTGAGTAAGATTGTCTCCACGGCGGAGCGGATCGCGAAGATCATTCGAGGTTTGCGCTCGTTTTCTCGGAACTCCGAGGGTGATCCCATGGAGCCTTTTGCCCTTTCTCAAATTCTCGACGAAACCCTAGCCCTGTGTCATGAAAAGTTAAAGTATAGTGGAGTGGCTCTAGAGTGGCCTGAGGTTGATGGGATTATCGTGGAATGTCGCCCGACGGAAATTTCCCAAATTCTTATGAATCTTATCAGTAATGCTCTCTCTGAAGTGGAGAACCATCAAGAGCCATGGATTCGTATCGAGTGTCAAACCACTCCAGATCGGGTCGATATTCTTATTGTCGATAGCGGTAAGGGTATTCCCACGGTTGTGCAAGAGAAGATGATGCAGCCGTTCTTCACAACTAAGGAACTAGGGCAGGGGACAGGTTTAGGGCTCAGCATTTCAAAAGGTATCGCCGATCAGCATGGTGGTAGCCTCGACTACGAACTGTTTGAAAATCATACGTGTTTTCGACTCAGTTTGCCACGGAAGAAGCAGCTGGGAGAGCGAGTGGCTTGA
- the tdh gene encoding L-threonine 3-dehydrogenase → MSTLMKALVKRHRKPGLWMEEVKIPEMGPDDLLIKIKKTAICGTDLHIYNWDQWSQKTIPVPMVTGHEFLGVVEKVGSHVKGYQKGDRVSGEGHITCGHCRNCRAGTRHLCRNTVGVGVNRQGSFAEYLVIPARNAFKIPDDISDDIASIFDPYGNAVHTALSFDLVGEDVLITGAGPIGIMAAAVARHAGARHVVVTDINNYRLDLAQKMGATCTVNVKDRQLYDVMRELKMTEGFDVGLEMSGNAHAFNSMLESLNHGGKIALLGIFPDQVAIDWSLVVFKGLQIKGIYGREMFETWYKMASMLQSGLDLEPIITHRMNVDDYEKGFAIMNEGLSGKVVLSW, encoded by the coding sequence ATGTCGACATTAATGAAAGCACTGGTAAAACGTCATCGTAAGCCAGGCTTGTGGATGGAAGAAGTTAAGATCCCCGAAATGGGCCCGGATGACTTGCTCATCAAGATCAAAAAGACCGCAATATGTGGCACTGACCTCCACATCTATAACTGGGATCAGTGGTCTCAGAAAACCATTCCTGTTCCTATGGTAACCGGACATGAGTTTTTAGGTGTTGTGGAAAAGGTTGGTAGCCATGTCAAGGGTTATCAAAAGGGCGATCGCGTATCTGGAGAAGGTCACATAACCTGTGGCCATTGTCGCAACTGCCGCGCTGGCACTCGCCACCTTTGCCGAAACACCGTTGGAGTCGGAGTCAATCGCCAAGGTAGCTTTGCGGAGTATCTTGTTATTCCGGCACGGAATGCCTTTAAGATTCCAGACGATATCAGCGATGATATCGCTTCAATTTTTGATCCATATGGTAATGCCGTTCACACGGCCTTATCATTCGATCTAGTGGGCGAAGACGTCTTGATTACTGGTGCAGGTCCCATTGGAATTATGGCTGCTGCCGTAGCTCGCCATGCTGGTGCGCGACATGTGGTCGTTACAGATATCAATAATTACCGTCTCGACCTCGCTCAAAAAATGGGCGCAACATGCACCGTTAATGTAAAAGATCGTCAGCTCTATGATGTCATGCGTGAATTGAAGATGACGGAAGGCTTTGATGTTGGCCTAGAGATGTCTGGCAATGCCCATGCCTTTAACAGCATGCTCGAAAGCTTGAACCATGGCGGCAAAATTGCTCTTCTTGGGATCTTTCCAGATCAAGTGGCCATTGATTGGAGTTTGGTAGTATTCAAAGGTTTGCAAATCAAAGGCATCTATGGCCGTGAGATGTTTGAAACCTGGTACAAGATGGCATCCATGCTGCAAAGTGGCTTGGATCTTGAGCCTATCATCACACACCGCATGAATGTGGATGACTATGAGAAGGGTTTTGCCATTATGAACGAAGGATTATCAGGCAAGGTTGTTCTTTCCTGGTAG
- a CDS encoding glycine C-acetyltransferase, giving the protein MKQDFLQALHQQTEELKGNGLFKKERVITTPQQSRIESEGKSVINLCANNYLGLSNHPDLVETAKKSIDQYGFGLSSVRFICGTQDIHKQLEDKLSQFLGTEDTILYSSCFDANGGLFETLLGPEDAIISDALNHASIIDGVRLCKAKRFRYANNDMKDLEDKLKDAQGAKNILIATDGVFSMDGYIAKLNEICDLADKYGAMVMVDDSHAVGFVGESGRGTHEHCQVMDRIDIITGTLGKALGGASGGYTSGRKEIIAWLRQRSRPYLFSNSLAPVIAATTIKVLDMLETDRTLIETLRRNSQYFREKMTELGFKLLPGEHPIIPVMLGDAKLASEMADALMDEGIYVIGFSFPVVPKGEARIRTQMSAAHTLEELQQAVDAFAKVGRKLGIIQ; this is encoded by the coding sequence ATGAAACAAGATTTTCTCCAAGCTCTCCACCAGCAAACCGAAGAGCTAAAGGGAAATGGCCTTTTTAAAAAAGAAAGAGTGATCACGACTCCCCAGCAGTCGCGAATCGAATCAGAAGGCAAGTCGGTTATCAACCTGTGTGCCAATAATTACCTAGGCTTATCCAATCACCCAGATCTTGTGGAAACTGCAAAAAAGTCCATCGACCAATATGGCTTCGGACTCTCGTCAGTCCGATTTATTTGCGGGACCCAGGATATCCATAAGCAGCTAGAAGACAAACTATCACAATTCCTAGGCACCGAAGACACCATACTCTATAGCAGCTGCTTCGATGCCAATGGTGGCCTGTTTGAAACGCTACTCGGTCCTGAGGACGCTATCATCAGTGACGCACTTAACCACGCCAGCATCATTGACGGCGTTCGACTTTGCAAGGCAAAGCGGTTTCGCTACGCAAATAACGACATGAAAGACTTGGAAGACAAGTTGAAGGATGCACAGGGCGCAAAAAATATTCTAATTGCCACCGATGGTGTGTTCTCTATGGACGGCTACATTGCCAAGCTAAACGAGATCTGTGACCTGGCAGATAAGTATGGAGCAATGGTGATGGTCGACGATTCCCATGCTGTTGGATTTGTTGGTGAGAGCGGTCGCGGGACTCACGAACACTGCCAGGTGATGGATCGCATCGATATCATCACGGGCACCTTGGGTAAGGCACTGGGGGGAGCGTCCGGCGGCTATACCTCCGGTCGGAAAGAGATCATTGCTTGGTTACGCCAGCGGTCGCGCCCGTATCTTTTTTCAAACTCGCTGGCCCCAGTGATTGCGGCAACGACGATTAAGGTGTTGGATATGCTGGAAACCGATCGTACCTTGATTGAAACTCTCCGTCGCAACAGTCAATACTTCCGTGAGAAGATGACCGAACTTGGATTCAAACTCTTGCCAGGAGAACACCCCATTATTCCTGTCATGCTCGGAGATGCCAAGCTAGCTTCCGAGATGGCTGATGCTTTGATGGATGAAGGAATTTACGTGATAGGCTTTTCTTTCCCAGTCGTTCCCAAAGGGGAAGCTCGTATTCGCACCCAGATGAGTGCTGCCCATACGCTCGAAGAACTACAACAAGCTGTTGATGCCTTTGCCAAGGTAGGGCGAAAGCTCGGCATCATTCAGTAG
- the rlmM gene encoding 23S rRNA (cytidine(2498)-2'-O)-methyltransferase RlmM codes for MDGKTLLFCRPGFEKDLAAETMNHASHQQQGAYCQTLDGLGLVLVNRPHAFRLLLGDLIFARQLYETAENIKDLPDHDRVTPIVRWFQSQEVDRFQDIILESPDTNDGKALSRFLKKFIHPLAKGLKQEGITRASQDKDAPCLHVCFLSYQEAIAGISWRGNQSPYPGGIHRLKFPKDGPSRSTLKLEEAFLDLLPGGLKHPLFTKDSCTGVDLGAAPGGWTYQLVKHNIFTYSVDNGPMSPDLLASGLVEHCQEDAYKFRPRGRADILVCDMVDQPSQVTNLIYKWFSEGWCDLAIFNLKLPMKKRFQEAQQCLDTLGALQPRILRAKHLYHDREEITVLMEK; via the coding sequence ATGGATGGTAAAACCTTATTATTTTGCCGACCTGGCTTTGAAAAAGACCTGGCAGCGGAGACCATGAACCACGCTAGCCATCAGCAGCAGGGAGCGTACTGCCAAACCCTAGACGGTTTAGGGCTGGTTTTGGTCAATAGACCTCATGCATTCCGACTATTGCTCGGTGATCTCATCTTCGCCCGCCAGCTTTACGAAACTGCCGAAAACATCAAAGACCTTCCAGATCACGACCGAGTCACTCCCATCGTTCGCTGGTTTCAATCCCAAGAGGTGGATCGATTTCAAGACATCATTCTGGAATCACCCGATACCAATGATGGCAAGGCCCTATCTCGATTTCTAAAGAAGTTCATTCACCCTTTGGCCAAAGGACTTAAGCAGGAGGGGATCACGAGGGCAAGCCAAGACAAAGACGCCCCCTGTCTGCACGTCTGCTTTCTAAGCTACCAAGAAGCGATCGCAGGAATATCATGGCGTGGTAATCAGTCACCTTATCCAGGTGGTATCCATCGGCTTAAGTTTCCCAAAGATGGTCCGTCACGCTCGACATTAAAACTCGAAGAGGCTTTCTTAGACCTACTGCCCGGCGGCCTGAAGCACCCTCTTTTTACAAAGGACAGTTGCACAGGTGTCGATCTCGGTGCAGCACCAGGAGGCTGGACCTACCAGTTAGTTAAACACAATATTTTTACCTACTCGGTAGATAACGGCCCCATGAGCCCCGACCTACTGGCATCTGGCTTAGTCGAGCACTGCCAGGAGGATGCCTATAAGTTCAGACCCAGGGGGAGGGCTGATATCCTGGTGTGTGACATGGTCGACCAACCTTCCCAGGTAACTAACCTAATTTACAAGTGGTTCTCAGAGGGCTGGTGCGATCTGGCAATCTTCAATCTGAAGCTACCAATGAAGAAGCGCTTCCAGGAAGCCCAGCAATGTCTCGACACCCTGGGAGCTTTGCAGCCAAGGATTTTGAGGGCAAAGCACCTCTATCACGATCGGGAGGAAATCACGGTGCTCATGGAGAAATAG
- a CDS encoding diguanylate cyclase, with protein MTKEARHTVLVVEDSDVDAKILQKCLARAFDVIRCSTGEQALKMLKQQKIDVLVLDINLPGMSGIDVLRKVRSRARKDYLGVVVLTAGSESGTTELALSMGADGFGTKSDAVHHIVPLTHAALRVKAMTDELRDLNRKLRRANSRLTRLSNTDHLTGLYNMRYINQQLEQEFRRAKRYGTFFSVIMIDIDHFKTVNDDCDHLMGSFVISELGRQIRRVTRDVDFAGRYGGDEFIILLPETNAEGAHQVAMRLRDMVNHTIYDNGTNRKRITLSQGIHCFRPEIDRVNEGVQEALRSADAGLYEAKEGGRDRIVIIPSSKSVKKAS; from the coding sequence ATGACGAAAGAGGCCCGCCACACAGTTTTGGTCGTGGAAGACAGTGATGTAGATGCAAAAATTCTACAAAAGTGTCTTGCGCGGGCGTTTGATGTAATTCGATGTAGTACTGGTGAACAGGCTCTGAAGATGCTCAAGCAGCAAAAGATTGATGTTCTCGTACTGGATATCAACCTCCCCGGGATGTCTGGTATCGATGTGCTACGGAAAGTCCGATCCCGAGCGAGAAAGGACTACCTAGGGGTTGTCGTGCTCACTGCAGGTAGCGAGTCTGGAACCACCGAACTCGCCCTGAGTATGGGTGCCGATGGCTTCGGCACGAAGAGCGATGCGGTTCATCATATCGTGCCTTTGACTCATGCAGCTTTGCGAGTGAAAGCGATGACGGATGAGTTGAGAGATCTCAATCGCAAACTGCGACGAGCCAACTCTAGACTCACTCGCCTTTCCAATACGGATCATCTCACCGGGCTCTACAACATGAGATATATCAACCAACAGCTAGAGCAGGAGTTCCGTCGTGCGAAGCGTTATGGGACCTTCTTTTCTGTGATCATGATTGATATTGATCACTTTAAGACGGTCAACGACGACTGTGATCATCTTATGGGGTCCTTTGTGATTAGCGAGCTAGGGAGACAAATCAGACGTGTGACCCGTGACGTAGATTTTGCAGGGCGGTACGGCGGTGATGAGTTCATCATTCTACTACCTGAGACCAATGCTGAAGGGGCCCATCAGGTGGCCATGAGGCTGCGAGATATGGTTAATCATACAATTTACGATAATGGGACGAATCGCAAACGCATTACCTTGTCGCAAGGGATTCACTGCTTTCGACCAGAAATCGATCGTGTGAATGAAGGTGTTCAGGAAGCGCTTCGTTCCGCCGATGCAGGTCTGTATGAAGCGAAAGAAGGAGGGCGGGATCGGATCGTGATTATCCCAAGTTCCAAATCTGTAAAAAAAGCATCGTAG
- a CDS encoding FecR domain-containing protein — protein sequence MSLRSVGLCFILVAGVGLAKGRNEATLTKFYGKVRLFKNPSQNKDGPGPFAKVGGTYFTVVKAAKGATLKPFERIQTGSRSKAKLVYSNGDQITVSANTAYEVSLEGESGVKKPVYDMIFGKIRGLIRGDGPRHGMKVRSNTMVMGVRGTDFFVAARGKSGHTEVSVLRGQVEVTPRQPNAKPVKVDSGFTISVPKVQPKPKGQANDPLSDLKVSTVKVEPTTKAAVAEIYQETIITAKQSQEEQEIVPPKVKAQLEQLERKAVEATRDDIKKHDPVLFEKIRNIPVQKIESADDLQAITTKKAFDAAPKAKASKARFKDLENSDIYDKYFSD from the coding sequence ATGAGCTTGCGATCAGTTGGGCTGTGCTTTATCTTAGTGGCAGGAGTTGGCCTGGCTAAGGGGCGAAACGAAGCGACCTTAACCAAGTTCTATGGCAAGGTTAGGCTATTCAAGAACCCTAGTCAAAACAAGGATGGTCCGGGGCCTTTTGCCAAAGTCGGAGGCACTTATTTCACCGTTGTAAAGGCCGCAAAAGGAGCGACGCTTAAACCTTTTGAGCGAATTCAGACTGGATCACGATCCAAGGCCAAGCTTGTTTATAGCAATGGCGATCAGATCACGGTTTCGGCAAACACCGCCTACGAAGTCTCTCTGGAAGGAGAGTCCGGGGTCAAAAAGCCAGTTTATGACATGATTTTTGGAAAAATTCGAGGTCTAATCAGGGGTGATGGACCACGCCATGGCATGAAGGTGCGATCGAATACAATGGTCATGGGCGTCCGCGGAACCGATTTCTTTGTTGCCGCTAGGGGAAAGTCAGGCCATACTGAGGTCTCTGTACTTCGTGGACAGGTGGAGGTGACTCCGCGACAACCCAATGCCAAGCCAGTCAAGGTAGACTCTGGATTCACTATTTCTGTGCCCAAGGTTCAGCCAAAACCCAAAGGCCAGGCGAATGATCCCCTTTCTGATCTAAAAGTTTCAACGGTGAAAGTTGAGCCGACGACAAAGGCAGCCGTGGCAGAAATTTATCAAGAAACGATTATAACTGCCAAGCAAAGTCAGGAGGAACAAGAGATCGTGCCACCCAAGGTGAAGGCTCAGCTAGAGCAGCTAGAGCGTAAGGCGGTGGAGGCCACCCGAGATGATATTAAAAAACACGACCCCGTGCTGTTCGAAAAAATTAGGAATATTCCAGTCCAGAAAATTGAAAGTGCAGACGATCTCCAAGCTATCACAACGAAGAAGGCCTTTGATGCGGCACCGAAGGCCAAGGCATCAAAGGCTCGTTTTAAGGATCTGGAAAATTCAGATATTTATGATAAGTATTTCAGTGACTAA
- a CDS encoding DUF885 domain-containing protein, translating into MRFSPFIFPLLVGLTGCQSTPETPASLAEFFETSFQEDLQESPQRMTYLGIKTDYDKLDDISEASSKKEYQRRLARLAALRKYFSLTSLNGQDRLSYQLFEADLENDIEGYQYRHHNYPVNQMFGLQSQLPAFMINMHQIASEDDANAYISRLKQVDEQFTQLITNLKIRETKGIIPPAFVYDKVITDSQNLLKGYPFERTATPSTLFQDFKGKVKKLQLSNDQKASLLKAAQSALENDVANGYRSLISYMTQLKSKAPKNVGAWTLPNGDEFYRFRLKTMTTTDLSPEQVHKIGLNEVARIHKEMDQIRKKVKFRGDLNRFFTYIRTDDKFYFPQSEKGKQQYLNETRRIISEIEKAVPKVFGILPKAGLEVKPVESFREASAGIAFYNSPSLDGKRPGIYYVNLYDLKQVPRYEMEALAYHEAIPGHHFERSISQELESLPKFRRLSGYTAYTEGWGLYSEKLPKEMGFYKDPYSDFGRLSMELWRATRLVVDTGIHWKKWSRQEAIDYLMDNTPSDKGEVVKAIDRYIVMPAQATAYKIGMLKILELREKAKKNLGKDFKLSDFHDQILKNGPLPLDILEQEFDQWLASKKTPKKT; encoded by the coding sequence ATGAGATTTTCCCCCTTCATTTTTCCTCTTCTAGTGGGACTAACTGGGTGTCAAAGCACCCCAGAAACACCAGCTTCTCTCGCTGAATTTTTCGAGACTAGTTTTCAAGAAGACCTGCAAGAATCCCCACAGAGAATGACCTATCTCGGAATCAAAACCGATTACGATAAGTTAGATGATATATCAGAAGCTAGCTCCAAAAAAGAGTATCAGAGGCGCTTAGCTAGACTCGCGGCACTTAGAAAGTACTTTTCACTTACCTCACTTAACGGTCAAGATAGGCTTTCCTATCAGCTTTTTGAGGCTGACCTTGAAAACGATATTGAAGGCTACCAGTATCGCCACCATAATTACCCCGTAAATCAGATGTTCGGATTGCAGTCGCAACTCCCAGCTTTTATGATCAACATGCACCAAATCGCTAGCGAAGATGATGCCAATGCCTATATATCCCGCCTCAAGCAGGTCGACGAACAATTTACCCAACTCATCACCAACTTGAAGATTCGTGAAACCAAGGGCATCATTCCCCCGGCCTTTGTGTACGACAAAGTCATCACAGACTCCCAAAATCTTTTGAAAGGCTATCCATTCGAACGGACGGCGACTCCTTCGACCCTATTCCAAGACTTCAAAGGCAAGGTTAAGAAGCTTCAGCTAAGCAATGATCAAAAAGCTAGTCTTCTCAAGGCTGCCCAAAGTGCCTTGGAGAATGATGTTGCTAATGGATATAGATCCCTTATTAGCTATATGACCCAGCTTAAGAGCAAGGCCCCGAAAAACGTTGGTGCCTGGACACTCCCCAATGGCGATGAGTTTTACCGCTTCCGGCTCAAGACCATGACGACCACAGATCTAAGCCCCGAGCAGGTTCACAAAATCGGCTTGAATGAGGTCGCTCGCATTCACAAAGAAATGGATCAGATCCGAAAAAAGGTCAAATTTAGAGGAGATCTCAATAGATTCTTCACCTACATACGGACTGATGACAAGTTCTACTTTCCCCAAAGCGAGAAAGGCAAACAGCAGTACCTCAACGAAACCAGGCGTATCATCTCTGAAATCGAAAAAGCTGTCCCCAAAGTCTTTGGTATTTTACCAAAAGCAGGGCTTGAGGTGAAACCTGTAGAATCTTTTCGTGAGGCTTCGGCGGGAATCGCCTTTTATAATTCTCCGTCCCTTGACGGCAAGCGTCCTGGGATTTATTACGTGAACCTTTATGACCTCAAGCAGGTTCCGCGCTATGAGATGGAAGCTCTTGCCTACCATGAAGCGATTCCTGGTCATCACTTTGAACGGAGTATCAGCCAAGAGCTTGAAAGCCTGCCAAAGTTTAGGCGATTGAGCGGCTACACTGCTTATACTGAAGGCTGGGGACTCTACAGCGAGAAATTACCAAAGGAGATGGGCTTCTATAAAGACCCCTACTCTGATTTTGGACGCCTTTCAATGGAACTCTGGCGAGCTACACGATTGGTTGTCGATACTGGGATTCACTGGAAAAAATGGTCACGGCAAGAAGCCATTGACTACCTGATGGACAATACACCTTCCGATAAGGGCGAGGTTGTTAAAGCCATTGACCGTTATATTGTGATGCCAGCCCAGGCAACTGCATATAAGATTGGAATGCTGAAAATCTTAGAACTTCGGGAAAAGGCCAAGAAAAATCTTGGCAAGGACTTCAAACTTTCTGATTTTCATGACCAGATATTAAAGAACGGGCCACTCCCCCTTGATATATTGGAGCAAGAATTTGATCAGTGGCTCGCATCTAAGAAAACACCCAAGAAGACTTAG
- a CDS encoding sensor histidine kinase — MINFEGTIADQKLRLTRLIMTMGGVVSVSMLFVLGHANATVRGLCLTLGIALILSQWLIGRHRLQKLGGFIIVAASTIAICAIVLDSKYPTAAGSHNLFPVIIAVAVILLGRYWGALTLGIVILFKLALIFGVFPSSQIYLQQTPDIFVVRFATIILIYGITVYAEHTTILALDKIREDEQKLRLQEKLAALGVFAGGISHEINNPLAVIKGYISQLKRWMLKEQVANDIQEKLERLSLNVQRITDIVHSLLALGHHTPLSGTMLTAFSVRNVVEEAQDIIRGKIDRCKNLVIENRVVSDLLGEGSANHLRIMLRIIIDNAIDALEIAAIADKRIIIDSCINNDDVVVTIEDNGPGIPENIIQNVFDPFFTTKEAGKGSGVGLALVARLCSSLKWTIEVESAPGQTKFTITLPMIQDENAIIDNLAS; from the coding sequence ATGATAAATTTTGAAGGCACCATCGCTGACCAAAAACTTCGACTCACCCGACTTATCATGACGATGGGTGGGGTCGTATCTGTGTCTATGCTCTTTGTTTTAGGGCATGCCAACGCCACCGTGAGAGGTTTATGCCTCACTCTTGGAATCGCACTCATTCTCAGTCAATGGCTCATTGGTCGCCATCGCTTGCAAAAACTTGGTGGTTTTATCATTGTCGCTGCAAGTACTATTGCGATCTGCGCTATTGTTTTAGATTCGAAGTACCCCACTGCTGCCGGTTCACACAACCTATTTCCAGTCATTATCGCTGTGGCCGTAATTCTTCTGGGCCGCTATTGGGGAGCTTTGACCCTAGGGATCGTTATCTTATTCAAATTAGCGCTCATTTTTGGAGTTTTTCCGAGTTCTCAAATCTACCTCCAGCAAACACCCGACATATTTGTAGTGAGATTCGCCACCATCATATTAATTTATGGGATCACGGTTTATGCAGAGCACACCACAATCTTAGCGCTTGATAAGATCCGCGAGGATGAACAAAAGCTGAGGCTCCAGGAAAAGCTAGCTGCGCTAGGTGTCTTTGCTGGGGGTATCTCTCATGAGATCAATAACCCACTAGCAGTGATCAAAGGCTACATCAGCCAGCTCAAACGGTGGATGTTAAAAGAACAGGTTGCCAATGATATCCAGGAAAAACTGGAGCGACTAAGCCTCAATGTTCAACGAATCACTGATATCGTGCACAGCCTACTAGCGCTTGGTCACCACACTCCGCTGAGCGGGACAATGCTGACAGCCTTTTCAGTGAGAAACGTTGTTGAGGAAGCTCAAGATATCATCAGAGGCAAGATCGATCGCTGTAAAAACCTGGTCATTGAAAATCGTGTGGTAAGTGATCTTTTAGGCGAGGGTTCGGCGAACCACCTAAGGATTATGCTCCGCATCATTATTGATAATGCTATTGATGCCTTAGAAATTGCCGCGATCGCTGACAAACGTATAATCATTGATAGCTGCATCAACAACGATGATGTTGTGGTCACCATAGAGGATAACGGACCCGGCATCCCAGAGAACATCATTCAAAACGTCTTCGACCCTTTTTTCACCACCAAGGAGGCTGGCAAAGGCAGCGGTGTAGGCCTCGCATTGGTAGCCCGCTTATGTAGCTCCTTAAAGTGGACCATAGAAGTGGAGAGTGCCCCCGGTCAGACCAAGTTCACCATCACCCTACCGATGATTCAAGACGAAAACGCAATCATAGACAACTTGGCCAGTTGA